The Hyperolius riggenbachi isolate aHypRig1 chromosome 3, aHypRig1.pri, whole genome shotgun sequence genome window below encodes:
- the LOC137561813 gene encoding olfactory receptor 1468-like, translating to MLVLPSDTHGPYQSNVTSIFLLGFRDMGRFTLWFFIFLLLIYCGTLCGNLLIITLVSISKTLHSPMYFFLTQLSITDVMMGTNISPNLLHIVLHGNSSISFSGCVTQYYFFSVSEASECFLLMVMSYDRYVAICSPLHYISIMTPWLCITLVALSWLLSFIVTTIMTFYICQLQFCGPNTIDHFFCDVVPLIELSCSDVSSMKIVVVMLGVPAVVLPFLFIVVSYMGIVWTILKISSISGRQKSFSTCSSHLTVVCQFYGSLIAIYIIPNEGHSQMGRKIMSMLYTVFTPFLNPCIYSLRNKDIKKALKNVSV from the coding sequence ATGCTGGTTTTGCCCTCTGACACACATGGCCCATATCAGAGCAATGTCACCTCAATATTTCTCCTGGGATTCCGTGACATGGGCAGGTTTACTCTATGGTTCTTCATCTTTCTTCTACTGATCTATTGTGGGACGCTGTGTGGAAACCTCCTGATCATCACTCTGGTGTCCATCAGCAAGACCCTCCACTCCCCCATGTACTTCTTCCTCACCCAACTCTCCATCACTGACGTTATGATGGGCACAAATATTTCCCCTAACCTGCTACACATTGTACTTCACGGCAACAGTTCAATATCATTTTCAGGCTGTGTCACTCAATATTACTTCTTTAGTGTCTCAGAAGCATCGGAATGTTTTCTTCTGATGGTGATGTCCTATGATCGATATGTggccatctgttctcctctccattaCATCTCAATCATGACCCCATGGCTTTGCATCACATTAGTTGCTCTATCTTGGCTACTGAGCTTCATTGTAACAACCATTATGACATTTTACATCTGCCAActacagttctgtggcccaaacaCCATTGACCATTTCTTCTGCGATGTTGTTCCTTTGATCGAACTTTCTTGTTCAGACGTGTCCAGCATGAAAATAGTAGTAGTCATGTTGGGTGTGCCTGCAGTAGTCTTACCATTCTTGTTTATTGTGGTTTCTTATATGGGAATTGTTTGGACCATACTAAAGATCTCATCCATCTCAGGAAGACAGAAGAGCTTTTCTACTTGTAGCTCtcatctgactgttgtgtgtcaATTTTATGGGAGTCTAATTGCCATTTACATAATTCCAAATGAAGGCCACTCACAGATGGGCAGAAAAATAATGTCTATGTTGTACACAGTGTTTACTCCTTTCTTAAACCCTTGTATATATAGTTTGAGGAATAAAGACATTAAGAAAGCTCTGAAAAATGTTAGCGTTTAG